TATTGGCCACCTCGACGTTTTTCATGCTCATCACCTTGTTGTTCATGTTTCTCGTGGCGCGCGATTTGGCCGGTTGGCCCGCCGGACTGATGGCGTTCGTGTTTGCCTCGTTTTTCCCCGTTATTTTTGTGTGGTCTCGGCTGTTCTATTGCGATGTTGGCCTCATGATGGTCGCCACGGTGGGGTGCTTTTTCGCAGTGCGAAGCGAGGGTTTCACGCGGCTTGGGTACGCGGCGGCTTACGGCGCGTGGCTGGCGATAACGCCGCGTTTCGGCTGGACGGTCAGCGATGCAATGATTGCGCTAATGGCGGTTGGGTCGCCATCGCTGCCGGTTTTTCTGAAGGGTGTTTGGGGGGAAGACGGAAAGCGGCGCCGCAGGGCTTTGGTGGGAGTCGGAATCGCCTTGGCGCTGTTTCTGATTTTCTTCGATCATCCGTGGCTGTTCAAGGCTTTTGATTATTTGCGCTATGAAGGCGTTGAGTTGGCGGGGACGAAATACGCCGGCGGTAATTTGTTGCTTCATCCCGAGTCGGTTTTCGCGTATCTGCCGGTCATCTACCGGGTGTTGGCCTCGCCGGCTTGGTCTATCGCTTTTCTGTTGGCCTTGCCCCTTTATCTTTATCGACCGTCCTGGAAAAAGATTACCGTGCTTTTCTGGCTGGCGTTGCCGTTAATGATTCTTTCGTTGGTGGCAAAAAAAAATATCAATTACGTACATGCGTTAGTGCCGGCCATGGCTCTGGTGATCGCTGTGGCATTGAGCGAATTGCCGCGCGCCCGTCTTGGCAAGGCGGCGTCGGCCATCGCTGCCGCGCTCGTTGTTGTTGCCGTTTTTCAGTTTTCCTTGATTACCTTCTATAATGAAGAAAACCGTGCGAAGTTCTCGCTTACCCGCCTCAACGACGTCCAACGGTTCTTTGAAATTCGCTTCCCGCTCCATTTCGTGAAACGGTGTCAGGATTCCGAATTCGAGAATATGGGGCGCGATGTGCGAGAGCTGGTGACGCAAACTTGGCCGGCGAAGCAACCTCTTTCGATCCTGCTGCTAAACGACGGCGCCCCAAGCGATAACCGCCTCGTGCAGATTTATTTACGCTGCGCCCTGAGCGACCGTGACCTCCAAATCGTCGATCCGCACGATCTCTACATGAACTTTCTGACACAAGAGCTGCGTGATCTCGCCGCAAAACAGGGCTTGGCGCAGGTGGCCGTAACGCCCTTGTTTACAAACGCGAAAAGCCAAACCTTTGACCTGGTCATTCGTGTTCGCTCGCCGTTTTCGCCCGGTTGTGACAACATCGAATGCGAATTTTTCAACAACGTGGAATCGCTGTGGTCCGATGTCGCCCAGACGGCATGGCAGGCCGATCAACAAACCGCCGTGCAAAAACACATTGCCGCTGAAATGGCGGCGTTCGTCGCGCTTCACCCACCATCGGATAAGACCGTGGCCAGTTACTTCACCTGCAATCGAGGCGGGAGCATCGTGACCATCGAGCAGCCCGAGATCTTGCCATGAATTTGGCGTCGGTCGGCCGGCCCGAATCTACTTGGATCGTTATTCAAAAAGAATTTTTACCAATACACTTCCGCCAAGGTTCACGGCGAATCCGGCCAGCAATACCCAAATAATTTTATCGAACGTCTTTTTTACGTCCCTAACGTCTTCTTTGATATGCGCCATTTCCCTCTCCATCGATTCACGCACGAGCTTACACTCCGCCTTACGCAAATACAGGCCGTTGTGATTGTGTTCGTCCTTGGGATTCGTCATTTGCATCCTTTCAGCCGTTTCCAGAAATCGAACGTCACATTCCGGAAATCAGACACCGCCCTCTCCCGCACCGCGCTATCCCTTTGTTTTTACTTATTTTTACGCTTTGGCACGGCAAATGCTTTGAGACGACACAAAATAACGACTCAACGCGGAGGATACCTCCATGCCACGCTCTCTGGTTTACCGCGCGTTTTTGCTTTCTTTCCTCATAACCTTTCTCGTAGCGTCGGCCGTCGCGTGCGGCGGCGATGACGATGATGACGCCGGGGCGTCCGATGACGACAGCGGCGGTGATGATGATGACGATGATCTGACAGACGCAGGCGCGGATGACTGGTTCACTGAAGACGCCGCGTGTGAAATCATCCTTGACTGTTTTGATTGGTGGACTGAGTGTCCCCCATTTGGATACGGCACGGTGGAAACATGGGCGTGCTTCGCTAACTACCTAATTATGGCGGAGTTGTTCCCCGGCAATGCGTGCCAATACCTGGACTATTGCCTCAACCTCTAGGGCGAATAACTCTGTGGTGATGTGGCGATATCAAGGCTGATTACACTCAGGTCGGTGGCGGCACCTATGCCGGTTTTCGCGACCTCAATTTGTAGCTCATCCCCACTAAATGACAGGCTGTACGTATACAGGTCGTTAGCCCCGTACGATACCGCCACGTCCTTATCATGCGCCGCGCTAGCGTCACCCGAAAACCAGCCGAACATGACGGAAAACAGTGCGCCTGTGTCGATTGTGAGCGAGAACGTGTCTGCGCTGTAGGCGTGGCTTGAGAGGTTGCCGTCGCGGGGGAAATATACGAGGTCGTCGTCCCCGCTCCCCGCGTCGTTACCCTCGGAATCGCCCGGCCATATTTCACTCGCTCCGAGCGCAGCGATATTGACCTTGCCGCACATGCGGACATATATCCACCGCCGCGTCCAATCGACACGGGCAGACGTGGGAACGGCGAGGCTATAGTCCGAGAGGTCGATTATCGTACACCCATCATACGTTGCACTCCCCGCGTCTAGCGCCAAAAACGGGATGTGGTAGAACGATCCGGTGTGTGGGTGGCTTTGGCAGTATTGCGGCGTATGGCGCGTCCATAGGTTTTCGGTGGACCCGAGGTAGGACGCCTTTGTCCGCAACTGGAATAGGTCCGTCTCGACAAGGGCATTGTAATCCGATGCAAGGGTCGGGTCGCCGCTGGATACGGTTTCCGACGAATAGGCGTTTCCGTTCGCATCTTCGTAGGCCATTTACTGTATCCCTTCCCGCTTCAACAGCGGTTCAAAAAGTTCCGTCCACCCGCGTGTCGCTGCGCAGTCGCTTGAGCGGCGCGGCGATACAGTTGGTAGCTGAGAAAATCATTTATCACACCGGTGTGTTTCGGCGGTCAATGTAAATGAGCGCAATGATAACCATCGCCAACCCGCCGATTGTGAGGGAGGCGTGGATGATATCGGCTATGTCCATTAGTCGTGACTCCAGCTGGAGTATTTGGTGTCATACCAGAAGCCATTGGTTTGCTTCTGTGCGTCGGTAGCAGCGCCAAACGCAGGAGCGCCCGTGTCCATCCACTGTCCGCGATGGAGGTCAAGCTGTGAGTCAACCGCCGTGATCTGACTACTACACCCGGCCCAATTACGGGCCGAACGTAGCACGTAAAACACGCGGCTAGAGAAGCCGTCACCGCTCCAAGACACGCAACTCTTCAAGCCAACGTCTAGGCGCATGGGGATATCGCACGACAGCATCGTAGGGTACGAGGTGAACAGCGCCCGATACCATTGGTCTAAGATATCCGCCGCGTCCACGTCGCGCCATATCCAACGGGATTCAATTTCGAGAATCTTATCATCGTCATAATCGGTGCTGCCAGCCGTGGCCGTCTTGCGGAATGTGTCGGTTGCCGGGTGGTAGCCGTACTTCAAGCGGATGCCGTCATAGTGCCAATCTTCGGGGCGTGGCGTGATTTGCTGCGAGTGGTCTACCCTGTGGCCGTTTAGCGATAACAACGCGGCGCGTGAAGTTGTCCAATGGTACAGTTTGTGCCGGGCGATTGTGATGTCATTGTTCGTATCGACCGTGAGAATGAGACCGGCGTCCCGGCAGATGTCAGCGATTATTTTGCTGATAGCCTTCTCGCGTTTGTCAATATATCCCCTGAATTTGTACGGGATTTTCGACGCCGCAAGGGCGAACTGTACTGCATCCACGTTGGCACTCGACAAGCCGCAATAACTAAGAAGAAGGTCCTGGATAATCAGGGCGGGGTTTTCAAGTAGATCGCCGTCACCGTCCGTATTGCCGGAGCATAATTGAGACGTCAAGCGGTCGCCTTGTGTGAACGTTGACTCGTTATCCCTATACGAGTTGAACGCGGTGAATGAGCCCGCCGTTAGGCTGGCGTCCGTGATGCTGTAATTGACGTTTTCCACGTCGGCAACGGATGCTTCCTTAGAGTCGCCACCCGAACACGTCCAACGGCATAAGCCGGTAATTGACGCAATCCCGGAACCGACACCTTCATCATTCGGATAGCAGATGCGAGCTACAAGGTTTTGGTTGGGCCGGTGATCGATCACAAAGCCGGGGATCGCAAACTCACTCGCTTGATCGGTCCAATCTCCGTAGAGGATCGGGATGTAGTCACTCCAAATGGATTGATCCAATCGCCCAACGTAAATGCCTCCATCATCGTACTCGTACACATCCTCAAAGGTGAGGCGCGGCAATTCGAAATCGTAGTGCGATAGCAGCGTGTCGGCTCGGATGCCCACTTGGTCGCCCTGAATCGTGACGCCGCCGTTAGCAATGAAGCCGAGAAAAACGAGATCGTCATCATCCGGATTCGCGCCCGCTATTACCTCATATACGTACACATAAACCGTCGTGTCGCTATCCTTGCAATTGTGCAGCCAGTCGGTCATATCGCCCGTGTATCGGTCTTGATCTTCGCGGGCGTATGCGAACGTAAACTCTGGAAGGCGCAATTCAGGGAACGGTTTTGTCCCGACCCCTTCGTCAAGGCGAGCCTCACCCGTCGCTAGTCCGTGGTAGGTCCCGGCATAGCTACCGCCTGAGACGTGAGCCGTGCGGCCCACACAGAGGCGGTACGTGTCTTTGTAGGGTCCGAGCAAGGCCGTCATGCGTATCAATAGCTGATAGTTGACGGTGACGCCGGTATAGTCAACGGATGTGGTCATTAGGCCTCTACGAGTTTCGCGGCTACCATGGAGCGAATGTCACACATATCGACCTCGTTGCCGGGGCATGTTTTGTGCGGGTCCGGAGCGTCCGCCAACGTGGCAATTTCGCGGTGACCGATGACGTACACCGCCTCGATATCGTATTCGTAGCAGAGGCGGACAAGCAGCCGGTACAGGCTGGCGTATTGCGCCCCGTTGAAGTCGCGCTTGTCACCGTGGCCGGTCACACAAACGCCGATAGAGTTAGTGTTGAGGCCGCGTGCGTGCGCGCCCGGCCGCTCGATAGGACGGCCCGTTTCGATTTCGCCGTCGTCACAAATAACATAGTGGTAGCCGATATCAGACCAACCGCGTTGACGGTGCCAAGCCCGGATCGTCCTAGCGTTGACGCCGGGGATGTCGGCGGCGGCAGTGTGGACTACCAACCAGTCGATTTTACGCATCGTACATATCCTCATCGTAGTAGCTGGCAGACGGCGTGGGGGCGGGCTTCTTGATCGCGTTGCTCACCATGTAGCCGATAGCCACGGCGGCAATTGCCGCGATACGGATGCCGTTGGTGATCGGGTCGGGTGTCGGGATCGCCGCGAGAATGGCGATAGCCGCGCCCGCCGTGCCGAGCTTGCGAGAGAGAAACTTTTTCAGGAATTCGAGATTCATGGAATCCTCCAAGTTAGCGTTTCGATTTCTTCCCGCGCTCCGCTGGGAATAGCTCAACCTCGATTCTCACCGGCTTGATAACGCCGCCGAAAAAAGGATAAGCGGCGCGGGCCACGTCATAGATATCGGGGCAATCGAGAAGCGCGGCCGCCGTCGTGCCGTTCGCATCGGTGACGACGATCCGGTAGGGCTTCGGTTCGGGCATGGTGTCACCTTACATGCTGATATGTACGGGTAATTCGTGGAGCGGACATTCACCGGGGGCTGGGGCAGCTGTTAGGAGTTTCCGAATAGTTCGATGCTGGGATAAAAAGCGGGGCTCCTACTTGGCGACAACGCCGCCGTTCGGACGCCCCCATACCGACGCAACTACATTACCGCGAGCGACGCGGCCGATGGTCAATGGGACCAT
The DNA window shown above is from Candidatus Lernaella stagnicola and carries:
- a CDS encoding N-acetylmuramoyl-L-alanine amidase → MRKIDWLVVHTAAADIPGVNARTIRAWHRQRGWSDIGYHYVICDDGEIETGRPIERPGAHARGLNTNSIGVCVTGHGDKRDFNGAQYASLYRLLVRLCYEYDIEAVYVIGHREIATLADAPDPHKTCPGNEVDMCDIRSMVAAKLVEA